Proteins encoded in a region of the Shewanella polaris genome:
- a CDS encoding YeiH family protein: protein MPNPSTTAVKLWLFVAIGLVCLTPLISSPVALLIGFTLASVGLVPESIDLSKWTKKLLAYSIVGLGFGINLPEAIAASSHNLGLIIGSIFFTLTLGFVLTRLVGLEIKTGHLISCGTAICGGSAIAAVAPAINARNDQIAVSLACVFILNSIALFVFPTIGHALQLSQYDFGVWSAIAIHDTSSVVGAAASYGDEALKTATTIKLARALWIIPVALISAIAFGGDKRKITIPLFIVFYCIAILIAYFVPQGQPIYSLLFTVSKQMLVLCLFLIGAAITVKKIRANGPKPLLLGVLLWLAIGGASLTYIVNFS from the coding sequence ATGCCAAATCCATCAACTACAGCAGTAAAATTATGGTTATTTGTCGCCATCGGCTTAGTTTGTCTCACACCATTAATCTCCTCTCCCGTAGCTTTGCTTATTGGCTTTACCTTAGCGAGTGTAGGATTGGTTCCTGAGAGTATCGATTTAAGTAAATGGACTAAAAAGCTATTAGCTTATTCTATTGTCGGTTTGGGATTTGGTATCAATTTACCTGAAGCCATTGCAGCCAGTAGCCATAATCTCGGACTTATTATCGGATCAATCTTTTTCACGTTAACCTTAGGCTTTGTATTAACACGCTTAGTGGGCTTAGAAATCAAAACAGGTCATTTAATCAGTTGTGGTACTGCGATATGTGGTGGTAGTGCCATCGCTGCGGTAGCGCCAGCTATTAATGCGAGAAACGACCAAATAGCAGTCTCTTTAGCTTGTGTGTTTATTCTTAATTCAATCGCGTTATTTGTATTCCCTACCATCGGGCATGCATTGCAGCTTTCACAATATGATTTTGGTGTTTGGAGTGCAATTGCCATCCATGATACTTCATCTGTTGTTGGGGCTGCGGCCTCTTATGGGGATGAAGCGCTTAAAACCGCCACAACGATCAAGTTGGCAAGAGCGTTATGGATAATTCCTGTTGCATTAATCAGTGCCATTGCCTTTGGTGGTGATAAAAGAAAAATTACCATTCCATTGTTTATCGTGTTTTATTGCATCGCAATTCTCATCGCTTATTTTGTACCACAAGGTCAGCCGATTTATAGCCTTCTATTTACTGTGTCTAAACAAATGTTAGTGTTGTGTTTATTCTTAATTGGTGCGGCAATCACAGTAAAAAAAATACGCGCTAATGGACCTAAGCCACTATTGTTAGGTGTGTTGCTTTGGCTTGCTATTGGTGGGGCCTCGTTAACTTATATCGTCAATTTTAGCTAA
- a CDS encoding malate synthase — MNMSTQTSNTATQNLNRFIGEQFVATTNQQDRTANAKDFLDAQFPLTNGSHQDVGSYVVYYTHLLAFLKDGTQCGLQNPCQFVALTGHKSEPTSVVLKNNDTHVEICFDRQGEMGSTDQANIEDIQVAIPIKNLPTPYKQWISLIHTGCQPIEGNCKVFTAKDGSDYALHLR, encoded by the coding sequence ATGAATATGTCTACTCAAACAAGCAATACAGCAACCCAAAACCTTAACCGCTTCATTGGTGAGCAATTTGTGGCAACGACCAATCAACAGGATCGCACTGCAAATGCAAAAGACTTTTTGGATGCACAATTTCCATTAACGAATGGCTCACACCAAGATGTAGGTAGTTATGTGGTTTACTACACCCACTTACTCGCATTTTTAAAAGATGGCACTCAGTGTGGCTTACAAAATCCATGTCAATTTGTGGCATTGACTGGTCATAAAAGTGAACCGACATCTGTTGTATTAAAGAATAATGATACCCATGTTGAGATTTGCTTCGACCGTCAAGGAGAAATGGGCAGCACAGACCAGGCCAATATTGAAGACATTCAGGTTGCGATTCCAATTAAGAATTTACCAACACCATACAAGCAGTGGATTAGCTTAATCCATACAGGTTGTCAGCCAATCGAAGGCAACTGTAAAGTGTTTACCGCTAAAGATGGTAGCGACTATGCATTGCATTTACGTTAA
- a CDS encoding cytochrome c3 family protein translates to MKNFNIILGLVLLGLTSLSAQSVEIRDYHKDVIGNDCKTCHDNGIKQFPSDEACLQCHNVDDLAKQTMPANEEDKWQNPHNNLHYGKDVPCQECHGEHTPKKQPLCNTCHTFKFKGYKG, encoded by the coding sequence ATGAAAAACTTTAATATCATACTTGGACTGGTACTACTTGGATTAACCAGTTTATCAGCGCAGTCAGTTGAAATCCGTGACTATCATAAAGACGTTATCGGTAACGACTGTAAAACTTGCCATGATAATGGCATCAAGCAGTTCCCATCAGACGAAGCCTGTTTGCAGTGCCATAATGTCGATGACTTAGCGAAACAAACTATGCCTGCTAATGAAGAAGACAAGTGGCAAAATCCACATAACAATCTTCATTACGGTAAAGATGTACCTTGCCAAGAATGTCATGGTGAACATACACCGAAAAAACAACCGTTATGCAATACTTGCCATACGTTTAAGTTTAAGGGTTATAAGGGATAA
- a CDS encoding sensor histidine kinase, giving the protein MQAKVRYRILFLTLLPILLTLVSLVFITIYWNVIYTGNQLFMKVKADLVVANSSLLQVQKQQQYQLASISESWDFQHAFRILKNSEQQPNPDAVNTINILLLQQQQALGLDFLRLISVADAAGDPDLRGMLHQSQKKAFSGLMVLPAKRLERINANLVKQAQITIIPTPHAQQPSQKLETRGLLSRTLVPIADLSGNVFWYLDGGILFNHNTVIVDHIRDLVYGKGTLPERSIGTVTVFLDKIRISTNVLMEPFPKNTQKPNRALGTLVSDNVYQQVLVEGQTWINRAFVLNDWYISGYLPLLDVHGKRIGMVYAGFSESPFLHNYLLNIIELGTILVFVLLISGLLVYRGANSLLQPIEYIHQVVTAVQSGRNIRIGKLGLNRDNELTKLAEQFDSMLDQLQRRNAQIQAAAEQLEIKVEQRTRSLQDKTEELERNVALLHATRQQLVTNEKLTALGELIAGIAHEINNPTAVILGNMELLKYELGDNVAVVEEEIELVIQQVGRITTIIRSLLQYSRPGEFNAPITSQPVTPIVEEMLLLARHSIEQQEVKLIKEFTATGSVEVNRPQLLQVLINLMVNAAHAIENKGRIWLRTYDWLEDGKTIGVKIEVEDEGMGITKDDLSRIFDPFYTTRKDGTGLGLSLSYGIIKRLGGTIEVNSTVGKGTIFTIGLYSKAKDDQQLGPYEGLHFGDKQS; this is encoded by the coding sequence ATGCAAGCCAAAGTGCGCTATCGAATTTTATTCTTAACCTTGTTGCCGATATTATTAACCTTAGTGAGTCTAGTGTTTATTACTATTTATTGGAATGTAATATACACAGGTAACCAACTGTTTATGAAAGTAAAGGCAGATTTGGTTGTGGCTAACAGTTCTTTGTTGCAAGTGCAAAAACAGCAACAATATCAATTAGCGTCAATAAGTGAGTCATGGGATTTTCAACATGCATTTCGGATATTAAAAAACAGCGAGCAGCAACCAAATCCTGATGCGGTTAATACGATAAATATTCTATTATTACAACAGCAACAAGCGTTAGGATTAGATTTTTTACGCTTAATTAGTGTTGCAGATGCCGCAGGCGATCCAGACTTACGAGGAATGCTACATCAAAGCCAAAAGAAGGCATTTTCAGGGCTAATGGTATTGCCTGCAAAACGCCTTGAACGGATCAATGCCAATTTAGTTAAACAAGCCCAAATTACAATCATCCCAACACCGCATGCGCAACAGCCAAGCCAAAAGCTTGAAACGCGTGGTTTGCTCAGCCGAACCTTAGTACCAATAGCTGACCTGTCTGGAAATGTGTTTTGGTATTTAGATGGTGGAATATTATTTAATCATAATACTGTCATCGTCGACCATATTCGTGACTTAGTGTACGGAAAAGGCACATTACCTGAACGTTCAATCGGAACAGTGACAGTGTTTTTGGATAAAATCCGCATCAGTACTAATGTGCTGATGGAGCCATTTCCTAAGAATACTCAAAAACCTAACAGGGCGCTTGGTACATTAGTATCCGATAACGTTTATCAGCAAGTGCTCGTTGAAGGCCAAACGTGGATAAATCGTGCTTTCGTACTTAATGATTGGTATATATCCGGATATCTGCCTTTACTCGATGTACATGGAAAAAGGATTGGGATGGTTTATGCGGGTTTTTCAGAGTCTCCTTTTTTGCATAATTATTTACTCAATATTATCGAGCTAGGTACCATTTTAGTTTTCGTGTTGCTAATTTCAGGTTTACTGGTTTATCGTGGCGCCAATAGTTTACTCCAACCTATTGAATATATTCACCAAGTTGTTACCGCAGTACAATCTGGGCGTAATATCAGAATTGGTAAGTTAGGCTTAAATAGAGATAACGAACTGACCAAATTAGCAGAGCAATTTGACAGTATGCTTGATCAGTTACAACGACGTAATGCCCAAATTCAAGCGGCAGCAGAGCAACTTGAAATTAAAGTCGAACAGCGAACCCGCAGCTTACAAGATAAAACCGAAGAACTCGAACGCAATGTGGCCTTGTTACACGCGACAAGACAGCAACTGGTTACGAATGAGAAATTGACTGCGTTGGGAGAGCTTATAGCGGGTATTGCTCATGAAATAAATAATCCTACCGCCGTTATTCTGGGAAATATGGAACTACTTAAATATGAACTTGGTGACAATGTTGCAGTAGTTGAAGAAGAAATTGAATTGGTTATCCAACAAGTGGGCAGGATCACCACTATTATTCGTAGTTTGCTGCAGTACAGTCGCCCTGGTGAATTTAATGCACCTATAACATCACAACCCGTGACGCCGATTGTAGAAGAAATGCTGTTGTTAGCACGCCACTCTATTGAACAACAAGAAGTTAAGTTGATTAAGGAATTTACCGCAACAGGCTCTGTTGAAGTCAATCGACCTCAATTATTACAAGTACTGATTAACCTAATGGTTAACGCTGCCCATGCGATTGAAAATAAAGGTCGAATTTGGTTACGAACTTACGACTGGCTGGAAGATGGCAAAACTATTGGGGTAAAAATTGAAGTTGAAGATGAAGGTATGGGGATTACTAAAGACGATTTGAGCCGTATCTTTGATCCATTTTATACCACACGTAAAGATGGTACTGGCTTAGGCCTGTCTTTGAGTTATGGAATTATTAAACGACTTGGTGGCACAATTGAAGTGAACTCTACCGTCGGAAAAGGCACCATATTTACTATCGGACTTTATTCTAAAGCTAAAGATGATCAGCAGCTTGGGCCTTATGAAGGGCTACATTTTGGTGATAAACAGTCATAA
- a CDS encoding DUF3612 domain-containing protein, whose translation MRNEKSLMRKTHFLGTKIRNLRKRNNLTMEDLSARCVRVDSGNAPSVSYLSMIERGKRVPSASMLAVIAAVFQKEVDWFLDDVPDDEAITPEKGNKGGISGMPLEPSFLFSNDILQIAIPEMLSQTGTSGRQFAHLLIRAHQEHHQNHFPDLERAAEEVGLKRMPLATEDILDIAKGVGLKIKWIDRVPQEVINEMGINSKQLVTSFFEPPGTIYISNVLKKRPSRLKYDLAVHIGHCVLHNKDGLKSVMMSGRRDDFDDALIPQSNTLNAQDILHAWRDFESSFFAGALLCPKVPFRQLLDRHGYEISVHKQLQVSASVAMRRMTVVSPYPHWHYFDAYAPGKLKAVYRGNGIPLPWGNMRLVEDPCQHWAVFRMISEPVEGTSAQISILNVGNEPRIYCCESIKVDDSAGNPHVLCAGIDLNPAIEAQGKDAQSIANDLKQACVTGGGAVAIPKHIQKDLNSVAKILNINWIERGIKKDAQLICSRGAVCPRQPSCYAAGRNLCEDK comes from the coding sequence ATGAGAAATGAAAAAAGCTTAATGCGAAAGACCCATTTTTTGGGCACAAAGATAAGAAACTTGCGTAAACGCAATAACTTAACAATGGAAGACTTGTCTGCCCGCTGTGTACGTGTCGACTCAGGAAATGCACCGTCTGTGTCATACCTGTCGATGATCGAACGCGGAAAGCGAGTACCAAGCGCCTCTATGTTGGCGGTAATCGCGGCCGTTTTTCAAAAAGAAGTGGACTGGTTTCTGGATGATGTGCCAGACGATGAAGCAATTACACCCGAAAAAGGCAACAAAGGTGGCATTAGTGGTATGCCGCTTGAGCCAAGTTTTTTGTTTTCTAATGACATTCTTCAAATTGCCATTCCTGAAATGTTGTCGCAAACTGGCACCAGTGGGCGTCAATTTGCCCATTTGCTTATTCGCGCACACCAAGAGCATCATCAAAATCATTTTCCTGATTTAGAGCGCGCCGCCGAAGAAGTTGGCTTAAAACGCATGCCACTTGCTACCGAAGATATTTTAGATATTGCCAAAGGCGTGGGCTTAAAAATTAAATGGATCGATCGTGTTCCGCAAGAAGTTATCAACGAAATGGGCATAAACTCTAAGCAATTAGTGACCTCATTTTTTGAACCGCCGGGTACCATCTATATCAGTAATGTCTTGAAAAAGAGACCCAGCAGGTTGAAATACGATTTAGCTGTGCATATTGGCCATTGTGTTTTACATAATAAAGATGGCTTAAAAAGTGTGATGATGTCGGGCCGACGTGATGACTTTGATGATGCGCTCATTCCTCAATCTAACACCCTGAACGCGCAAGATATTTTGCATGCGTGGCGCGATTTCGAATCAAGCTTTTTTGCGGGTGCCTTATTGTGCCCTAAAGTACCATTTCGACAATTACTCGACCGTCATGGTTATGAAATTAGCGTGCATAAACAATTGCAAGTGTCGGCATCGGTTGCAATGCGCCGTATGACTGTGGTGTCACCTTACCCTCATTGGCATTATTTTGATGCCTATGCACCGGGCAAGTTAAAAGCTGTTTATCGTGGGAATGGCATTCCTTTGCCTTGGGGCAACATGCGGTTAGTGGAGGACCCGTGTCAGCATTGGGCTGTATTTAGAATGATCAGCGAACCTGTCGAAGGCACCTCTGCGCAAATATCGATTTTAAATGTGGGTAATGAACCGCGGATTTATTGCTGCGAATCAATAAAGGTCGATGACTCAGCGGGTAATCCGCATGTGTTATGTGCCGGCATAGATTTAAATCCAGCCATTGAGGCGCAAGGAAAGGATGCCCAATCGATTGCTAATGATCTTAAACAGGCCTGTGTCACTGGCGGCGGGGCTGTCGCTATTCCTAAGCATATTCAAAAAGATCTTAACAGCGTAGCTAAAATTCTTAATATTAACTGGATTGAGCGTGGCATTAAAAAAGATGCGCAGTTAATTTGCTCGCGTGGGGCTGTGTGTCCGCGTCAACCAAGCTGTTATGCCGCAGGGCGTAATTTATGCGAAGACAAATAG
- a CDS encoding isochorismate synthase produces the protein MTGHFFSSQFSELIAKLEQLRLVPICDPIVQLSVEGPALPLISWLSAQTLYPKIYWHGRDRDEDIAAIGSCKSFYFADQVDDNALANIYQQQRNKTNHQDIRYYGGLAFDRSVECWPEFGRAHFILPRIELRRNGNKVRILVNLNFENNDLEDEIQAALNAIATIQKPQPLSPLNKLSLISRSDLPNYSRWKELVEQVTQANFIQSTPKVVLSRHSQIDVDDNIDPWAVLACWQGRNPNSFQFGFQFSPERAFISCSPERLYLRRQQELFTEALAGTTVRGLNPDEDNILAQALLDDCKNSHENQLVRKHIVDALTPLSQYVGADEQPKIFKLNHIQHLHRSIRAQLNPGVSDFELLRALHPTPAVGGLPRHAALNFIRQREGYARGWYAGACGYLNHHESEFSVAIRSALIEPRRINLFAGAGIVAGSNPEEEWQELENKLATVLSILIDF, from the coding sequence TTGACAGGTCACTTTTTTTCATCACAATTTAGCGAGCTAATTGCTAAGCTTGAGCAACTTCGCCTAGTACCGATCTGTGATCCCATAGTGCAACTCTCTGTTGAGGGGCCTGCACTGCCCTTAATATCTTGGTTAAGCGCCCAAACCTTATACCCAAAAATCTATTGGCACGGACGTGATAGAGATGAAGATATTGCCGCCATAGGCTCATGCAAATCATTTTATTTTGCCGATCAAGTTGACGACAATGCTCTGGCAAATATTTATCAACAACAACGTAATAAAACTAACCATCAAGACATTCGTTATTATGGTGGCTTAGCGTTTGACCGCAGCGTTGAGTGCTGGCCAGAATTTGGTCGTGCACATTTCATACTGCCAAGAATTGAATTACGCCGTAATGGAAACAAGGTTAGGATATTAGTGAATCTTAACTTTGAAAATAATGATCTTGAAGATGAAATTCAAGCGGCGTTAAATGCCATCGCAACAATACAAAAGCCACAGCCTTTATCTCCGCTTAACAAACTCTCGTTAATCAGCCGGAGTGATTTACCCAATTATTCACGTTGGAAAGAATTAGTAGAACAGGTCACTCAGGCCAATTTTATACAATCAACACCTAAAGTCGTATTGTCGCGCCACAGCCAAATTGATGTCGATGATAATATTGATCCTTGGGCTGTTCTAGCATGTTGGCAAGGCCGTAATCCAAATAGTTTTCAATTTGGCTTTCAGTTTAGCCCTGAGCGCGCATTTATTTCCTGCTCTCCAGAACGATTATATTTACGCCGTCAACAAGAGCTATTTACTGAAGCATTAGCAGGAACGACTGTCCGTGGGTTAAATCCGGATGAGGACAATATACTGGCACAAGCATTGTTGGACGATTGCAAAAACAGCCATGAAAACCAACTTGTCAGAAAACACATTGTCGATGCGCTTACCCCACTAAGTCAGTACGTGGGTGCTGATGAGCAACCAAAAATCTTTAAATTAAACCATATTCAACATTTACATCGTTCTATCCGAGCGCAGTTAAACCCTGGCGTAAGTGACTTTGAATTATTACGTGCACTGCATCCGACGCCTGCTGTAGGGGGATTACCACGTCATGCAGCACTGAACTTTATCCGTCAACGCGAAGGTTATGCTAGAGGTTGGTATGCAGGAGCGTGCGGTTATTTAAATCACCATGAATCTGAATTCTCAGTTGCTATTAGAAGTGCACTAATCGAACCAAGAAGAATCAATTTATTTGCCGGTGCCGGAATTGTTGCAGGTTCAAACCCTGAAGAAGAATGGCAAGAGCTGGAAAATAAACTCGCGACAGTATTGTCTATTTTAATCGATTTTTAA
- a CDS encoding HD-GYP domain-containing protein codes for MSDSVESSHLIKVPTDKLALGMFVTAIDHQQSKVAIRNPGQIKHRDAILKLKKNNILSVWVDIDRSSDTCGLKNTAKSSSASSLLVRKPTVTRDSRQSQAKNLLAEAKGLIKKVMSETFGGKAIEVSQFEDIADKMIESVMDDPDAFKCISALRTKDAYLLEHSINVAFLLVTFGKHLHLERELLKQMAVGGILHDIGKIQVDNEILHKPGKLTPEEFEHMKLHQFYAIEIMKETKGLSQVSKDVCLMHHEKLDGRGYPNGLKDEEIPQHGRMSCIVDIFDALTAARCYKEAMSPAAAFKILISLTPFHLDQKLVYEFIRCVGIYPVGSIVQLSDQRVGIVWDSKGRDALNPIVKCFYSIKHKRYTEVTMVDLLKSELHIERGVSPGSLDVDPSPFY; via the coding sequence ATGAGTGATTCTGTAGAATCAAGCCATTTAATTAAAGTCCCCACAGATAAACTTGCGTTAGGCATGTTTGTGACAGCGATAGATCATCAACAAAGTAAAGTCGCTATTCGCAATCCAGGACAAATCAAACATCGTGATGCCATTTTAAAACTGAAAAAAAACAATATTCTGTCTGTGTGGGTTGATATTGATCGCTCTTCAGATACATGTGGATTAAAAAATACAGCGAAATCTAGTTCTGCGAGTAGCCTACTTGTTCGTAAACCGACGGTTACTCGGGATAGTCGACAAAGTCAGGCCAAAAATCTACTTGCTGAAGCCAAAGGGTTAATCAAAAAAGTGATGTCTGAAACTTTCGGCGGAAAAGCTATCGAAGTGAGTCAGTTTGAAGATATTGCAGATAAAATGATTGAATCAGTTATGGATGATCCTGATGCATTTAAGTGTATTTCTGCATTACGTACCAAAGATGCGTATTTACTTGAACATTCTATTAATGTGGCCTTCTTGTTGGTTACTTTTGGCAAGCACCTTCATCTTGAGCGAGAACTACTAAAGCAAATGGCTGTTGGTGGTATTTTGCATGATATCGGTAAAATTCAAGTCGACAACGAAATATTACACAAGCCAGGTAAGTTAACCCCAGAAGAATTTGAACACATGAAATTGCATCAGTTCTATGCAATTGAAATCATGAAAGAGACAAAAGGCTTATCACAAGTAAGTAAAGATGTGTGCCTAATGCATCATGAAAAACTTGATGGCCGCGGTTATCCTAACGGCTTAAAAGACGAAGAAATTCCACAACATGGACGTATGAGCTGTATTGTCGACATTTTTGATGCATTAACTGCAGCCCGTTGTTACAAAGAAGCCATGAGCCCAGCGGCAGCATTTAAAATTTTAATAAGCCTAACCCCATTTCATTTAGATCAGAAGCTTGTATATGAATTTATTCGTTGTGTGGGCATTTATCCTGTTGGTTCCATTGTACAGTTATCGGATCAACGAGTAGGGATTGTCTGGGACTCAAAAGGGCGTGATGCACTTAATCCTATTGTAAAATGTTTTTATTCTATTAAACATAAGCGCTATACCGAAGTTACAATGGTTGATTTGCTTAAATCTGAATTACATATTGAGAGAGGCGTATCGCCAGGCTCGCTCGATGTCGATCCTAGCCCATTTTACTAA
- a CDS encoding flavocytochrome c: protein MSNIDLLGRRKFIAGLGIAAGAAVVAPAMAMSEKADGVKWDKEVEILIIGSGFAGLAAAIEATKLGAKDVHIFEKMSYFGGNSAINGGLFAAPGTPMQKKEGVEDSVDRMVADQMLSGRGVADEVLLRHIASHAVEALQMTLDAGAEYHPYLQQLGGHSVARTYQTAVSCGAGITQPMYKECKRIGVNTHNRSKFEGFLLGDKGEVVGVKMRSNYHFEEDQPGKVMNIRAKRGVIMATGGFAQNVDLRMAEDPTLTAEVGCTNAPGATGEGMLEMFRLGAIPVHLAYIQSGPWASPDEGGFGYVSNYSIFNFPHSIAVNRLTGKRFMNEIADRKTRADAELSCRDEKGNALPPILITSYKDSKVHPNTEKVIKYNVGWKFDSVEALAKHFDVPLEALKAQIAEYNGFVKTGEDKQFAKDMTMAKNKMIEAPFTVVRLWPKVHYCQGGVKINTKAEVKDSLTGQSIPGLYAAGEVSGGIHGVSRLGSCSIPECMVMGMTAARSLMKV, encoded by the coding sequence ATGAGCAATATAGATCTATTAGGGCGCCGTAAGTTTATTGCAGGTCTAGGTATTGCTGCTGGGGCAGCGGTAGTAGCACCAGCAATGGCAATGTCTGAAAAGGCTGACGGTGTTAAATGGGATAAAGAAGTCGAAATACTCATTATTGGTTCTGGTTTTGCAGGTTTAGCGGCCGCAATCGAAGCCACTAAACTGGGTGCAAAAGACGTTCATATTTTTGAGAAAATGTCATATTTCGGCGGAAACTCAGCGATTAATGGTGGGCTTTTTGCTGCGCCAGGAACACCGATGCAAAAGAAAGAAGGCGTTGAAGATTCTGTAGACAGAATGGTTGCTGACCAGATGTTATCTGGTCGTGGTGTCGCTGATGAGGTTTTATTGCGTCATATTGCATCTCACGCAGTTGAAGCATTGCAAATGACCTTAGACGCTGGTGCAGAATATCATCCATACCTACAACAGTTGGGCGGGCACTCGGTTGCACGTACCTATCAAACCGCAGTCAGTTGTGGTGCTGGTATTACCCAGCCAATGTATAAAGAGTGTAAGCGTATTGGCGTTAATACCCATAACCGTTCAAAATTCGAAGGGTTCCTCCTTGGCGATAAAGGCGAAGTTGTGGGCGTTAAAATGCGTAGCAATTACCACTTTGAAGAAGACCAGCCTGGTAAAGTGATGAACATTCGCGCTAAGCGCGGTGTGATTATGGCTACTGGTGGCTTTGCACAAAATGTTGATTTACGTATGGCTGAAGATCCGACCTTAACTGCTGAAGTGGGTTGTACCAACGCGCCAGGCGCAACTGGTGAAGGTATGCTTGAAATGTTCCGTTTAGGGGCTATTCCTGTGCATTTGGCATATATTCAGTCAGGCCCTTGGGCATCACCTGATGAAGGTGGCTTTGGTTACGTGTCTAACTATTCTATTTTCAACTTCCCACATTCAATTGCGGTTAACCGTTTAACCGGTAAGCGTTTTATGAATGAAATTGCCGACCGTAAAACTCGTGCAGATGCTGAGTTAAGTTGTCGTGATGAAAAAGGTAATGCATTACCGCCGATTTTAATCACCAGTTATAAAGATTCAAAAGTGCATCCCAATACCGAAAAAGTTATTAAGTACAATGTCGGTTGGAAATTTGATTCTGTGGAAGCATTGGCGAAACACTTTGATGTACCTTTAGAAGCATTAAAAGCACAAATTGCAGAATACAATGGTTTTGTTAAAACCGGCGAAGACAAGCAGTTTGCTAAAGATATGACTATGGCTAAAAACAAAATGATCGAAGCGCCATTTACTGTCGTTCGCTTATGGCCAAAAGTACATTACTGCCAAGGTGGTGTAAAAATTAACACTAAAGCCGAAGTGAAAGATAGTTTAACTGGTCAGTCGATTCCAGGCCTTTATGCCGCAGGTGAAGTCAGTGGTGGTATTCATGGTGTGAGTCGTTTGGGCAGTTGTTCTATCCCAGAATGTATGGTGATGGGCATGACCGCCGCTAGAAGTCTTATGAAAGTATAA
- a CDS encoding 7-cyano-7-deazaguanine/7-aminomethyl-7-deazaguanine transporter translates to MLMLTQAKYRRALMLLVSFHILIICASNYLVQLPFQIFSFHTTWGAFSFPFVYLATDLTVRIFGQQAARGIILKAMVPALVVSYLVGVLFHQGQLQSLSTLTDWNSFVFRIAFASFVAYLIGQLMDITVFAKLRQAKAWWVAPAASTLIGNLVDTLVFFSVAFYASNDAFMATHWPEIASVDYTFKLLVSLGLFLPAYGVLLKVLQDKILLSATTDNDNVVIQVSK, encoded by the coding sequence ATGTTGATGTTAACTCAGGCGAAATATCGCCGTGCACTGATGTTACTAGTCAGTTTTCATATATTAATTATTTGCGCAAGTAACTACCTTGTTCAACTTCCCTTCCAGATTTTTAGCTTCCATACAACTTGGGGTGCATTTAGCTTCCCGTTTGTCTATTTAGCTACTGATTTAACCGTTAGAATTTTTGGTCAACAAGCCGCTAGAGGCATTATCCTCAAAGCTATGGTGCCAGCACTAGTCGTATCATATTTAGTGGGCGTGCTATTTCATCAAGGCCAATTACAATCTTTATCAACCTTAACTGACTGGAACAGCTTTGTATTTCGTATCGCATTTGCCAGCTTTGTCGCTTACTTAATTGGCCAATTAATGGATATCACGGTATTTGCAAAATTGCGTCAGGCAAAAGCATGGTGGGTTGCACCGGCCGCATCTACGTTAATAGGCAACTTGGTCGATACCTTAGTGTTTTTCAGTGTGGCATTTTATGCCTCAAATGATGCGTTTATGGCGACTCACTGGCCAGAAATAGCCAGCGTTGATTACACCTTTAAGCTTTTGGTTAGTCTGGGACTTTTTTTACCTGCGTATGGTGTGCTATTGAAAGTTCTGCAAGACAAAATTTTATTGAGTGCCACCACTGATAATGACAACGTTGTCATTCAAGTATCTAAATAA